Proteins from a genomic interval of Campylobacter concisus:
- a CDS encoding acyltransferase family protein — protein sequence MNRNLSFDTMRGMAILFVLAAHFLTNSVVFDDYSTTMLGNTSLNFSFFGNTGVILFFYLSGYLIYASIDRGKNIAFFFNFYPVYGMRDIFANIFFIKDFLNAPYMNNVYWSLLVEVRFYFIIFVFFLLSRYFKFLKIEYLLLLLLLVNYTKLFFTGSGSWFLTWLLLFFIGILFYKYVTNKIKIGILLVCYFAILVSVYIFRDLSSFLSAVMCTLIFAFCFYFNCTNRILIFFGNISYSLYLAHAPIGYSLFYFITKNFTEDFVALKIIFVTLISILIAMFSYKFIESIYFKGVK from the coding sequence GTGAATAGAAATTTATCATTTGATACCATGAGAGGAATGGCGATCTTATTTGTTTTGGCAGCTCATTTTTTAACAAATAGTGTTGTTTTTGATGATTATTCGACTACCATGCTAGGAAATACATCTTTAAATTTCTCTTTTTTTGGAAATACTGGAGTAATTTTATTTTTTTATCTAAGTGGCTATTTGATCTACGCATCTATAGATCGTGGAAAAAACATAGCATTTTTTTTTAATTTCTATCCAGTTTACGGTATGCGTGATATATTTGCAAATATTTTTTTTATCAAAGATTTTTTAAATGCTCCCTATATGAATAATGTCTATTGGTCTTTACTGGTTGAGGTTAGATTTTATTTTATTATTTTTGTTTTTTTTCTTCTTTCTAGGTATTTTAAATTTTTAAAGATAGAGTATTTGCTACTACTTTTGCTGCTGGTAAACTATACTAAGTTGTTTTTTACTGGTAGCGGGAGCTGGTTTCTTACTTGGCTTTTGCTTTTTTTTATAGGTATTCTTTTTTATAAGTATGTGACAAATAAAATAAAGATCGGTATTTTATTGGTTTGTTATTTTGCTATTTTGGTCTCAGTATATATTTTTAGAGACTTAAGCTCCTTCCTTAGTGCTGTTATGTGTACTCTAATTTTTGCTTTTTGTTTTTATTTTAATTGCACAAATCGTATATTGATATTTTTTGGTAATATATCGTACTCTTTATATTTGGCACATGCACCAATTGGATATAGTTTGTTTTATTTTATAACAAAAAATTTTACTGAAGACTTCGTTGCTCTTAAAATAATTTTTGTTACTTTGATATCTATTTTGATTGCCATGTTTTCATATAAATTTATAGAGAGCATATATTTTAAAGGTGTTAAATGA
- a CDS encoding polysaccharide pyruvyl transferase family protein, giving the protein MKYLIYGYYGYNNLGDDLLLDTIINRIKEKDMDADFTILNKSSNSLKEYPNVYYSNIRDILYSSKNKVLKFWSFFSAFKKYIDECDVFLLGGGTIFMDSNKASFLMIYLSFFVSYAKSIGKKVVLIGIGIDILSSFFSILAMKKILSNSHFVYCRDALSFQIAKKLSTTANVILTQDLVFGSFWSKSILNDDGVNREHKTIGISLIDYSDKYGENYIPELNNILNAYIKNGFKIKLLSFQINTDKADNLFYERLMHHEDIEIVNLNIVNLFEHFNSLDYVLSMRFHGILLGILFQKYTLGIVHEVKNQQLCLETGVDYLFLNDLTLNRVMNSNFRRLDADMLTKLALSSGVNFDFISRGEI; this is encoded by the coding sequence ATGAAATATTTAATATACGGATATTATGGATACAACAATCTGGGCGATGATCTGTTGCTGGATACTATTATAAACCGTATAAAAGAAAAAGATATGGATGCTGATTTCACTATCTTGAATAAAAGTTCAAATAGCTTAAAAGAGTATCCAAATGTATACTACTCAAATATAAGAGATATATTATATAGTTCAAAAAATAAAGTACTAAAATTTTGGAGTTTTTTTAGTGCCTTTAAAAAATATATCGATGAATGCGACGTTTTTTTGCTCGGTGGCGGAACGATTTTTATGGATAGTAATAAGGCTAGTTTTTTGATGATATATTTATCATTTTTTGTATCATATGCAAAAAGTATTGGAAAAAAGGTTGTTTTGATCGGTATAGGGATAGATATTTTAAGCAGTTTTTTTTCTATACTGGCAATGAAAAAAATATTATCAAATTCTCATTTTGTCTATTGTAGAGATGCTTTGTCTTTTCAAATAGCAAAAAAATTAAGTACAACAGCTAATGTTATATTGACGCAAGATCTAGTTTTTGGTTCCTTTTGGAGTAAGAGTATTTTGAATGATGATGGTGTTAATCGTGAGCATAAAACAATCGGCATATCCTTAATTGATTATTCTGATAAATATGGTGAAAATTATATACCTGAGCTTAATAATATACTAAACGCCTATATCAAAAATGGTTTTAAAATAAAACTTTTATCATTTCAAATTAATACAGATAAAGCGGATAATTTATTTTATGAGCGACTAATGCATCATGAAGATATTGAGATAGTAAATTTAAATATTGTTAATCTTTTCGAACATTTCAATAGTCTTGATTATGTTTTAAGCATGAGATTTCATGGCATACTTTTGGGGATATTATTTCAAAAATATACTTTAGGTATTGTGCATGAAGTTAAAAATCAACAACTATGTTTAGAAACCGGAGTAGATTATCTGTTTTTAAATGATTTAACGCTAAATAGGGTAATGAATAGTAATTTTAGAAGACTAGATGCGGATATGTTAACCAAGTTGGCCCTGAGCTCTGGTGTTAATTTTGATTTTATATCAAGGGGTGAAATTTGA
- a CDS encoding lipid II flippase MurJ: MFASSIEKSLINTLLYQIFSKGIGYGKYLLFAFLFGTSMQMDAYNMALTILDVSMFVLGHVFSVVGIPMLVKSRKKSFTAFKKLSGSIFVFSLVLAAIIIVFQYIFFYDLVSILAPGFDDKKSALSYEIFKYFLPMNIVYLPYFALISFFRSLNLFSISNFLDFLIAIFSVAYLIIFMSSDIVIIPLSLSVAYVVTIFFALYFAIKIKIIGFSGSIFTPYMKNIYKNIAKLSLWFLVLQLYRVVDKRFASLLDNGAISALVYASILISGMGFVFDFAYVYITKFSEKEDKAAVFTLAIKLYIFLTLPVIVYLLFYSKEFISIIYGGGKFDKNSIEITSSIIVILSPLLFLSLVNGLFQSLYQSLEKYTYVICLSLIGVIINFILNYLWISKYGIVGIALATLVSTGVIIALNLPIIHYKENLHLSYKNILFEFMKYLLAAGASFAMIRMLGLPFFISSFLFFVFNYVILVLLRNEFIIRIYSMTRKR, from the coding sequence ATGTTTGCTTCTTCTATAGAAAAGAGTTTGATCAATACTTTGTTGTACCAGATATTTTCAAAAGGTATAGGGTACGGAAAATACCTCTTGTTTGCATTTTTGTTTGGTACAAGCATGCAAATGGATGCTTACAATATGGCTTTAACGATACTTGATGTATCTATGTTTGTATTAGGACATGTTTTTTCTGTAGTTGGGATACCTATGCTGGTAAAATCTAGAAAAAAATCTTTTACAGCATTTAAAAAGCTAAGTGGTTCTATATTTGTCTTTTCTTTAGTTTTGGCAGCGATTATTATAGTTTTTCAATATATATTTTTTTATGATCTAGTATCTATTTTAGCGCCAGGTTTCGATGATAAGAAAAGTGCCTTGTCTTATGAAATTTTTAAATACTTTTTGCCCATGAATATAGTTTATTTGCCATATTTTGCTCTTATATCTTTTTTTAGATCACTAAATTTATTTTCTATTTCTAACTTTTTAGATTTTTTAATCGCTATATTCTCTGTTGCGTATCTTATTATTTTTATGAGTAGTGATATTGTCATCATTCCATTATCTTTGAGTGTCGCATATGTTGTTACTATATTTTTTGCACTTTATTTTGCTATTAAGATCAAAATAATTGGATTTAGTGGCTCGATTTTTACACCATATATGAAAAATATATATAAAAATATTGCTAAACTTTCGCTTTGGTTTTTAGTGCTGCAACTATATAGGGTGGTGGATAAGAGATTTGCTTCCTTGCTTGATAATGGAGCAATAAGCGCGTTAGTTTACGCTTCTATACTTATTTCTGGTATGGGTTTTGTCTTTGACTTTGCTTATGTCTATATCACAAAATTTTCAGAAAAAGAGGACAAGGCGGCAGTGTTTACTCTTGCAATTAAGCTTTATATATTTTTAACATTGCCTGTCATTGTATATTTGCTTTTTTATTCAAAAGAGTTTATCTCGATAATTTATGGAGGTGGAAAATTTGATAAAAACTCCATAGAGATAACAAGTTCTATTATTGTGATATTATCGCCATTGTTATTTTTAAGTCTTGTTAATGGTCTATTTCAAAGTTTATATCAGTCTTTGGAAAAATATACTTATGTTATTTGTTTATCATTAATAGGGGTGATAATAAATTTTATCTTAAATTATCTTTGGATAAGTAAGTATGGTATAGTAGGTATAGCTTTGGCAACTCTTGTTTCAACTGGTGTTATTATAGCCCTAAATCTGCCGATAATTCATTATAAAGAGAATTTGCATTTAAGCTATAAAAATATACTTTTTGAGTTTATGAAGTATTTGTTGGCAGCGGGCGCCTCTTTTGCTATGATTAGAATGCTTGGTTTGCCATTTTTTATAAGTAGTTTTTTGTTTTTTGTTTTTAACTATGTAATATTAGTTTTGTTAAGGAATGAATTTATAATAAGAATTTATAGCATGACAAGGAAAAGATAG
- the asnB gene encoding asparagine synthase (glutamine-hydrolyzing) — MCGLAGFCDFNKKQDMDNLISMTDVLRHRGPNDSGYEFFENENFNLGLGHRRLSIQDLSKHGHQPMFDQTGQYVIIYNGEIYNFKEFYEELLGDGIKFNSNSDTEVILYLYIKYSDDFIKKLIGMFSIVIYDVKDQKIKVFIDRAGVKPFYYYFKNDLFAFASELKSFFCIKEIDKKIDPNALGLYFQYSYIPAPYSIFENTHKLPAGNMLEFDLRSMSYTQKQYWSVEEYYNKEKTDKGYEVIKKEVSELLLSAFKYRLVSDVPVGIFLSGGYDSSAVAAILQSNSSAKLKTFSIGFDNKNFDEAPYAKDIANFLSTEHYEYYVTQKDCLDLVDQLCVINDEPMGDVSSIPTYFVSKFAKEHVSVVLSGDGGDEIFGGYPKYFIGNKVYRLSSKVPSFVKKVAKSFLLLLDIKILEKILLKLTGKKMTNFSGKFRKFINILDAKAESVFKISSQYFLKEDVAKFIKNYSSEYKTSYNKFGCVNGDYFDESMCVDFQTYMYQILMKVDRASMAVSLESREPFLDQRIIEYLAQVPSSLKLKNGPKGILKDIVHDFIPKNLLDRPKQGFVPPFEDWLNGDLKNFVDDCSNKDFIEDQGIFCHAEVVKLKKEFYEEKKPGYKLWLFLIFQLWYKQWMINER, encoded by the coding sequence ATGTGTGGATTGGCTGGATTTTGCGATTTTAATAAAAAACAGGATATGGATAATTTAATAAGCATGACAGATGTTTTGCGGCATAGAGGTCCAAATGATAGTGGGTACGAATTTTTTGAAAATGAAAATTTTAATTTAGGCCTAGGCCATCGCAGACTATCGATACAGGATCTATCAAAACATGGACACCAACCAATGTTTGATCAAACTGGTCAATATGTTATTATTTATAATGGTGAAATATATAATTTTAAAGAATTTTACGAAGAACTCTTAGGTGATGGTATCAAATTTAATTCTAATAGTGATACAGAGGTAATACTATACTTATATATCAAATACAGCGACGATTTTATCAAGAAACTAATTGGTATGTTTTCTATAGTTATCTATGATGTTAAAGATCAAAAAATAAAAGTTTTTATAGATAGGGCTGGTGTCAAACCATTTTATTATTATTTTAAAAATGACTTATTTGCCTTTGCCTCAGAGCTAAAATCTTTTTTTTGTATTAAAGAAATAGATAAAAAAATTGATCCAAATGCTCTAGGATTATATTTTCAGTATTCTTATATACCGGCACCATACTCTATTTTTGAAAATACCCATAAACTACCAGCTGGTAATATGCTGGAATTTGATTTAAGATCGATGTCGTATACCCAGAAGCAGTATTGGAGCGTAGAGGAATACTATAATAAAGAAAAGACAGACAAAGGGTATGAGGTTATAAAAAAAGAAGTCTCTGAATTGCTATTATCTGCTTTTAAATATAGGTTGGTATCTGATGTGCCAGTTGGGATATTTTTAAGCGGAGGATATGATAGCTCTGCTGTTGCAGCGATATTGCAGTCAAATTCTAGTGCCAAGCTAAAAACATTTAGTATAGGTTTTGATAATAAAAATTTTGATGAAGCTCCATATGCTAAAGATATAGCAAATTTTTTAAGCACAGAGCATTACGAGTATTATGTTACTCAAAAAGATTGTTTGGATTTGGTGGATCAGCTTTGTGTTATAAATGATGAGCCAATGGGTGATGTCTCTTCTATACCGACTTATTTTGTTTCAAAATTTGCAAAAGAGCATGTATCGGTTGTTTTGTCTGGCGATGGTGGGGATGAAATTTTTGGTGGTTATCCAAAGTATTTTATTGGGAACAAGGTATATCGTTTATCATCAAAAGTTCCCTCTTTTGTTAAAAAAGTAGCTAAGTCGTTTTTGTTATTGCTAGATATAAAAATATTGGAAAAAATTTTATTAAAGCTAACTGGGAAAAAAATGACAAATTTTTCTGGAAAATTTAGAAAATTTATAAATATACTTGACGCTAAAGCGGAAAGTGTTTTTAAAATTTCAAGTCAGTATTTTTTAAAGGAAGATGTCGCAAAATTCATAAAAAATTATAGCTCTGAGTACAAAACATCTTATAATAAATTTGGATGTGTAAATGGAGATTACTTCGACGAGTCAATGTGTGTAGACTTTCAAACATATATGTACCAAATTTTGATGAAAGTAGATAGGGCTAGCATGGCTGTATCATTGGAGTCTAGAGAGCCATTTTTAGATCAGCGGATAATAGAATATTTAGCACAAGTTCCATCTAGTCTAAAGCTAAAAAATGGCCCCAAGGGGATATTAAAAGATATTGTTCATGATTTTATCCCAAAAAATTTACTAGACCGTCCAAAGCAGGGCTTCGTTCCACCTTTTGAGGATTGGTTAAATGGTGATCTAAAAAATTTTGTTGATGATTGCTCTAATAAAGATTTTATTGAAGACCAAGGTATTTTTTGCCATGCAGAGGTAGTTAAGCTAAAAAAAGAATTTTATGAAGAAAAAAAACCTGGATATAAATTATGGCTTTTTTTGATATTTCAGCTATGGTACAAGCAGTGGATGATAAATGAAAGATAA
- a CDS encoding glycosyltransferase, protein MKDKIRLILLNDWLYGGGAERSMAVLANELVKDPRYEIYLVLLEDKISFELNSGIKCISFRNSYNFGVFQKLITILLDVFRLIGLIKNLNIDVVLSFQHRSNIINCLSKLLFKKFKSIISERIYTKDFFEHDFKKNFFNNAIKVLYNKADAITCNSVDIKEGLVQFYNCDRDKITVIENAYDAKIITRLGKEEIEVELLPLFAEKEVIVNVGRLDKQKGQEYLIRAFAMLPSRSNYCLLIIGEGALREYLERLISELGLCDFVFLLGYRKNPYKYLSRANIFAFTSLYEGYPNALAEAMVFDNLKIISFDFKAGSKELIGNDEYGKIVRKCDIVGLSQAILDAKNSKNVKHKTLNSIEDLVHDYKKIIE, encoded by the coding sequence ATGAAAGATAAAATTAGGCTAATATTATTAAACGACTGGTTGTATGGTGGCGGAGCCGAGAGATCTATGGCGGTTTTAGCCAATGAATTGGTTAAAGACCCTAGATATGAAATATATTTGGTTTTATTAGAAGACAAGATCTCGTTTGAGCTAAATTCTGGTATAAAATGTATCTCTTTTAGAAATAGCTATAATTTTGGCGTTTTCCAAAAGCTTATAACAATTTTATTAGATGTTTTTAGGCTAATAGGCTTAATTAAAAATTTAAATATAGATGTTGTTTTGTCATTTCAACACCGCTCAAACATAATAAATTGTTTGTCTAAGTTGCTATTTAAAAAATTTAAAAGCATCATAAGTGAAAGAATATATACAAAAGATTTTTTTGAGCATGATTTTAAAAAAAATTTCTTTAATAACGCCATAAAAGTACTTTATAATAAGGCTGATGCCATTACTTGCAATTCTGTAGATATTAAAGAAGGGCTTGTTCAATTTTATAATTGTGATAGAGATAAAATTACAGTTATAGAAAATGCTTATGATGCTAAAATTATTACTAGGCTTGGAAAAGAGGAGATAGAAGTAGAGTTGCTTCCTCTTTTTGCTGAAAAGGAGGTTATTGTTAATGTTGGTAGACTGGATAAACAAAAAGGACAAGAGTATCTTATTAGGGCATTTGCAATGTTACCAAGTAGATCAAACTACTGTCTTTTGATAATTGGAGAAGGGGCCTTGCGTGAGTATTTGGAGAGGCTGATTTCTGAGCTGGGGTTATGTGATTTTGTTTTTTTATTGGGATATAGGAAAAATCCATATAAATATCTATCAAGAGCCAATATTTTTGCTTTTACATCACTATACGAAGGATATCCAAATGCGCTAGCTGAAGCTATGGTCTTTGATAATCTTAAAATCATATCTTTTGATTTTAAGGCCGGATCAAAAGAGTTGATAGGTAATGATGAGTATGGTAAAATCGTTAGAAAGTGTGATATAGTTGGATTGTCTCAAGCGATCCTGGATGCTAAAAACAGTAAAAATGTAAAGCATAAAACTTTAAATAGTATAGAGGATTTGGTCCATGATTACAAAAAAATTATTGAGTAA
- a CDS encoding sulfatase-like hydrolase/transferase, whose protein sequence is MITKKLLSKYLLLFLCSLVVFVGINSLSNFAFFNIMDVLYQPHGPKGLLKVSIYVASYLFVFANLIFILFMKNGVIFKILIFALFILLNVDIVYYLIDKNGTGISMHQIVLAYHETSHILGAFWAYSGAIIISLLISVTVLFTIKIIRKFIDIKFFYIPIIMLPLSLVGSYMVFNKSAYAAYEYPFFTKIPMYIYAAKHNGYFDIKFKARDALTIRPDGAAKYKNIILIVDESVRGDYLSINGFNMQTTPFLDTYDNVVSLGIASSGGNNSAPSQYIIRNGVQMRDLPDNKFATLAIPNIFQYAKNANFHTYYLDSQVEYQQLQNFMSSYDLEYIDEYFTIKDRKPFYYLDRKLIPKIKTILSSNDHNFIYIVKYGSHVPWKMNYPENSATFSPVLENMESVEFSNRDRAINTYVNSLRWSMDGFFKELLSNISLDDTIIIYTSDHGINIAESGTTMHYGMELNPPKTTATVPILLFAKDITSKYKFDKNIYSHFMIFPSILDLMGYDKDVYHKYNYSFFSDSVSGEQVRSFYSGNVFGNGYKNAFDDKGAQ, encoded by the coding sequence ATGATTACAAAAAAATTATTGAGTAAATATTTGTTATTATTTTTATGTTCGCTTGTTGTTTTTGTTGGCATAAATTCATTGAGTAATTTTGCTTTTTTTAATATTATGGATGTGCTGTATCAACCGCATGGACCTAAGGGGTTGCTAAAAGTATCAATATATGTTGCATCTTACTTGTTTGTATTTGCTAATCTTATATTTATCTTATTTATGAAAAATGGTGTGATATTTAAAATTTTGATATTTGCATTATTTATTTTACTTAATGTGGATATCGTATATTATCTTATTGATAAGAATGGTACTGGAATTTCTATGCACCAGATAGTACTTGCCTATCATGAAACATCTCATATATTAGGTGCTTTTTGGGCTTATTCTGGGGCAATAATAATTTCACTGCTAATATCTGTAACTGTCTTGTTTACAATAAAAATTATACGAAAATTTATAGATATTAAATTTTTCTACATTCCAATTATTATGCTGCCACTTTCATTGGTTGGGTCATATATGGTCTTTAATAAGTCAGCGTATGCAGCATATGAGTATCCATTTTTTACAAAAATACCTATGTATATATACGCAGCTAAACATAATGGCTATTTTGATATCAAATTTAAAGCAAGGGATGCTTTGACTATCCGTCCAGACGGTGCTGCAAAATATAAGAATATTATTTTAATTGTTGATGAAAGTGTAAGGGGAGATTATCTATCTATCAATGGATTTAACATGCAGACCACTCCTTTTCTTGATACATATGATAATGTCGTTAGTTTGGGCATAGCTTCTTCTGGTGGCAATAACTCTGCGCCATCTCAATACATAATAAGAAATGGTGTCCAGATGCGAGATTTGCCAGATAATAAATTTGCTACATTGGCAATCCCTAATATATTTCAATATGCAAAAAATGCAAATTTCCACACATACTATCTAGATAGTCAGGTGGAGTATCAGCAACTACAAAATTTTATGTCTAGCTACGATCTAGAATACATAGATGAGTATTTTACTATTAAAGATAGAAAACCATTTTATTATTTGGATAGAAAGTTGATACCAAAAATAAAGACAATACTATCATCAAATGACCATAATTTTATTTATATCGTGAAATATGGCTCTCATGTTCCATGGAAGATGAACTATCCAGAAAATTCAGCCACCTTTTCACCCGTCCTTGAAAACATGGAGTCGGTTGAATTTAGCAATAGGGATAGAGCTATAAACACATATGTAAATAGCCTAAGATGGAGTATGGATGGGTTCTTTAAAGAATTATTAAGCAATATATCTTTGGATGATACGATTATTATTTATACTTCTGATCATGGGATCAATATAGCAGAGAGCGGCACTACTATGCACTATGGAATGGAGCTAAATCCGCCAAAGACAACGGCAACTGTTCCTATATTGCTTTTTGCAAAAGACATCACTAGTAAATATAAATTTGATAAAAATATATATAGCCATTTTATGATTTTTCCATCTATATTGGACTTGATGGGGTATGACAAAGATGTTTATCATAAATACAACTATAGTTTTTTCAGTGATAGTGTCAGCGGAGAACAAGTCAGATCTTTTTATTCTGGTAATGTCTTTGGTAATGGATACAAAAATGCATTTGACGACAAGGGTGCGCAATGA
- a CDS encoding glycosyltransferase family 2 protein, whose translation MSVTIIMPSYDSEKFIIESIESVLAQTYSNWELIIVDDCSPDDSNKIITKYVDSDGRIKLIKLQKNSGPAVARNTAIEAASGRYIAFLDSDDVWLPNKLETQINFMHDNDLAFTYSSYRLVGEDNEHLGVFITKDKISYFNMLKTCSVGCLTAIYDTKKIGKQYMPLILKRQDYGLWLKILKLIGETKGISEPLATYRIRKNSVSSNKVKAAKYQWKIYRDIEKLSFLKSLYYFVFYAYNGVTKYKK comes from the coding sequence ATGAGCGTTACTATTATTATGCCGTCATATGACTCTGAAAAATTTATTATAGAGTCAATAGAGTCCGTTCTGGCGCAAACATATTCTAACTGGGAGCTAATAATTGTAGATGATTGTTCGCCAGATGATTCAAATAAGATAATAACAAAGTATGTTGATAGCGATGGCCGTATAAAATTAATAAAATTACAAAAAAATAGCGGTCCAGCTGTGGCTAGAAATACGGCTATAGAAGCTGCAAGTGGTAGATATATAGCTTTTTTAGACTCTGATGATGTGTGGCTGCCAAACAAACTTGAAACTCAAATAAATTTTATGCATGATAATGATCTGGCTTTTACATATAGTTCGTATAGGCTTGTTGGAGAGGATAATGAACACTTAGGTGTTTTTATCACAAAAGATAAAATTTCATATTTTAATATGTTAAAAACATGCAGTGTGGGATGCTTAACTGCAATATATGACACAAAAAAAATAGGTAAACAATATATGCCACTGATCTTAAAAAGACAAGATTATGGGTTGTGGTTGAAAATATTAAAGCTTATTGGCGAGACTAAGGGTATTTCGGAGCCACTGGCTACCTATAGAATTCGTAAAAATTCAGTATCTTCAAACAAGGTAAAAGCAGCCAAATACCAGTGGAAAATTTATAGAGATATAGAGAAGCTAAGCTTTTTAAAAAGCTTATATTATTTTGTATTTTACGCCTACAATGGGGTAACTAAATACAAAAAATAA
- a CDS encoding sugar transferase has translation MIILGEKYAFTSLELEKLRKKFGQVNFLSHENSDAKALRSALENLIKSGDQRLIVLNTAKPVDGKLVRFLTLLQFKTKYKKIKFLNVENFLEIYLHKCYIPENGENLNFLDEIRPYSAFDYALKRMIDYAGCLILFILLFGLKFYVKRKIDEQSPGSLYFLQSRVGLDNREFECIKFRSMMEDAEKDGAKFASENDERVFEFGEFMRKTRIDEVPQCINVFRGQMHLIGPRPERRHWINFFEKEIPYYNERHIVRPGITGWAQVNYPYGSNTNDAKQKLMYDLYYIKHWSLWLDIKIIVKTIAIVFEKRGV, from the coding sequence ATGATCATCCTTGGCGAGAAATATGCTTTTACCAGCTTAGAACTAGAAAAGCTTAGAAAGAAATTTGGTCAAGTAAATTTTTTATCCCATGAAAATAGCGACGCAAAAGCCTTGCGAAGCGCACTAGAAAATCTCATAAAATCAGGCGATCAAAGGCTGATCGTACTAAATACTGCAAAGCCAGTCGATGGCAAACTGGTGAGATTTCTCACGCTTTTGCAGTTTAAAACGAAGTATAAAAAGATAAAATTTCTAAACGTAGAGAATTTTTTAGAAATTTATCTGCACAAATGTTATATCCCAGAAAATGGCGAAAATCTTAATTTTTTAGATGAGATAAGGCCTTATAGTGCCTTTGATTACGCACTCAAGCGAATGATCGATTATGCTGGCTGCTTAATACTTTTCATCTTGCTTTTTGGCCTAAAATTTTATGTAAAAAGAAAGATAGATGAGCAATCGCCTGGAAGTCTTTACTTTTTACAAAGTAGAGTTGGGCTGGATAATAGAGAATTTGAGTGCATAAAATTTCGTTCGATGATGGAAGATGCCGAGAAAGATGGAGCAAAATTTGCTAGTGAAAATGATGAGAGAGTGTTTGAGTTTGGCGAATTTATGCGAAAAACTCGTATAGACGAGGTGCCACAGTGCATAAATGTCTTTCGAGGGCAAATGCATCTGATAGGGCCAAGGCCTGAGCGAAGACACTGGATAAATTTCTTTGAAAAAGAGATACCCTACTACAACGAACGTCATATCGTTCGCCCAGGGATAACTGGCTGGGCGCAGGTAAACTACCCTTATGGCTCAAATACAAACGACGCCAAACAAAAACTCATGTATGATCTTTATTACATCAAACACTGGTCACTTTGGCTGGATATAAAGATCATAGTAAAAACCATTGCAATTGTATTTGAGAAAAGGGGAGTTTAG
- a CDS encoding YeiH family protein, with protein MSHKFLAVLVLALICGVSFALSNTVLAKFHTSPLIISIILGAIFANLFTKQTQILKSSGVVAIAGKQILRLGIILFGFNISLSEIASVGTLGVIYAAFMVFATFCFALFTAKALGLSKDSTVLIGSGASICGAAAVMATQNEIKADANKLAIAICTVVLFGTIGMFIYPFIAKFLALTSHQTGFFIGGSLHEVAHVVAASAAFDGTASSTAVIIKMLRVIMLVPFLFLLNFLNLSQNSGGSKLKSIPWFALFFLVAICVRSLPFFPENLVQILKLVASICLCVAMCALGFGIDRSIFKATGKKPFLLAFFIFLWLICSSLVFVKTLC; from the coding sequence ATGTCTCATAAATTTCTTGCTGTGCTTGTTTTGGCGCTCATATGCGGCGTTTCTTTTGCGCTCTCAAACACGGTTTTGGCCAAATTTCACACCAGCCCGCTCATCATCTCTATCATTCTAGGCGCCATTTTTGCAAATCTTTTTACAAAACAAACTCAAATTTTAAAAAGTAGTGGCGTCGTAGCGATCGCTGGGAAGCAAATTTTAAGGCTAGGCATCATACTTTTTGGCTTTAACATAAGCCTTAGTGAGATCGCAAGTGTCGGCACTCTAGGCGTGATATACGCAGCTTTTATGGTCTTTGCGACCTTTTGCTTTGCACTTTTTACCGCTAAGGCTTTGGGGCTTAGCAAGGATAGTACTGTGCTCATTGGCTCAGGGGCAAGTATATGCGGAGCAGCTGCTGTTATGGCTACACAAAATGAGATAAAAGCAGACGCAAACAAGCTTGCTATCGCCATTTGCACGGTGGTGCTCTTTGGGACGATTGGTATGTTTATCTATCCATTTATCGCTAAATTTCTAGCTCTCACGTCACACCAAACTGGCTTTTTTATCGGCGGCTCACTTCACGAGGTAGCCCATGTAGTGGCAGCCTCAGCAGCATTTGATGGCACAGCAAGCAGCACTGCCGTCATCATAAAAATGCTTCGTGTCATCATGCTTGTGCCATTTTTGTTTTTGCTAAATTTCTTAAATTTAAGCCAAAATAGCGGTGGCTCAAAGCTAAAGAGCATACCATGGTTTGCGCTGTTTTTCCTAGTGGCGATCTGCGTTAGATCTTTGCCATTTTTCCCTGAAAATTTGGTACAAATTTTAAAGCTGGTTGCTAGCATTTGTCTTTGCGTCGCGATGTGTGCTTTAGGATTTGGGATAGATAGAAGCATTTTTAAAGCGACGGGTAAAAAGCCATTTTTGCTAGCATTTTTTATATTTTTATGGCTTATTTGCTCATCGCTTGTATTTGTTAAGACTCTTTGCTAG